The following are encoded in a window of Flavobacterium sp. WC2421 genomic DNA:
- a CDS encoding AAA domain-containing protein, which translates to MKISQEKHIKFYEQQIKAEEDEWRRYADTAMNNLIQEKRVFIGRIWGIQENQGNIILRFKEGQVPRIKQPYFLGLVGADSSPNPLLWNYSYKTFRESMQPRYYSGINADIYTVSYWKTEENWSYIIVSGFEVGLLNIIKEKYLNNKIHPLIVIAETDPPVDYLIKLKEYVATKDEDEILNLNLAVCEEMWQPTNLDNANNITSQVIKLVDKQKTTLIQGPPGTGKSYLAAELCDYYLNKGKSICITALTNKALMEIASKNGLYSPLNYGKVYKTNLTGDEQKEIPKLRKAESFLPHRGELLLSTYYKLAQKQAKLIEDGERFDLMIIEEASQAFLATIGMFSTIASKVIIIGDHKQLTPIAKKTEDAKLIHPKIEGVINGLQTYAFNNSELSYRLTKTRRLTSDASRLTGMYYNNILESISDIEGKTDFKSMYNSLFHNNGGVTIAKLSTSKSGFTEKELLNFICQLSKEILENNPKFEIAVLTPYKDVESSLYTQYSKLSHDYKNITISTVHKIQGLTSDLTILYLPLNLPPFDLNENLFNVATSRATKGTLIITYEHIDLASAASIETKQFIKSCNDVSVRFKEVFVKRLSKDIIA; encoded by the coding sequence ATGAAAATTTCACAAGAAAAACATATCAAGTTCTATGAACAGCAAATCAAAGCCGAAGAAGATGAATGGCGCAGATATGCTGATACAGCAATGAATAATCTCATACAAGAAAAAAGAGTATTCATTGGAAGAATTTGGGGTATTCAAGAAAATCAAGGTAATATTATATTACGGTTTAAAGAAGGCCAGGTTCCACGAATAAAGCAACCTTACTTCTTAGGACTTGTAGGAGCAGACTCTTCTCCAAATCCCCTGTTATGGAACTACTCTTATAAAACTTTTCGAGAGTCAATGCAACCACGATATTACTCCGGTATTAACGCAGATATTTATACTGTTTCTTATTGGAAAACAGAAGAAAACTGGTCCTACATTATTGTTTCAGGTTTCGAAGTGGGTTTGTTAAATATCATAAAAGAAAAATATTTAAATAATAAAATACATCCATTGATTGTAATCGCAGAAACAGACCCTCCGGTTGATTATTTAATCAAGTTGAAGGAGTATGTGGCAACGAAGGACGAAGATGAGATACTAAACTTAAATTTAGCGGTTTGTGAGGAAATGTGGCAACCAACGAATCTGGACAATGCAAATAACATTACATCACAAGTCATTAAATTAGTTGACAAACAGAAAACAACATTAATACAAGGTCCTCCTGGTACGGGTAAATCCTATTTAGCTGCCGAACTATGCGATTATTACCTAAATAAAGGTAAATCAATTTGCATAACGGCCCTAACCAATAAAGCTTTAATGGAGATTGCATCAAAAAACGGTTTATACAGCCCCCTAAATTATGGTAAAGTATACAAGACTAACCTAACAGGAGATGAACAAAAAGAAATACCCAAGCTCCGAAAAGCAGAATCGTTTTTACCACATCGAGGAGAACTTCTTTTATCTACTTATTATAAATTAGCACAAAAACAAGCGAAACTAATAGAAGATGGTGAGCGATTTGACTTAATGATAATTGAAGAAGCATCACAGGCTTTTTTAGCAACAATTGGCATGTTTAGCACTATAGCATCAAAAGTAATAATAATTGGTGACCATAAACAGCTTACACCAATTGCAAAAAAAACAGAAGATGCAAAATTAATACATCCTAAAATTGAAGGGGTCATTAATGGGCTTCAAACCTATGCTTTTAATAACAGTGAACTTTCATATCGTTTAACTAAAACAAGAAGATTAACATCTGACGCTTCAAGATTAACTGGTATGTATTATAATAATATTCTTGAAAGCATTTCAGATATAGAAGGTAAAACTGATTTTAAATCAATGTATAATTCCCTATTTCACAATAACGGTGGAGTAACTATTGCTAAACTATCAACTTCCAAATCTGGTTTTACAGAAAAAGAGTTGCTAAATTTCATTTGTCAATTATCAAAAGAGATCTTGGAAAACAATCCTAAATTTGAAATTGCAGTCTTAACACCTTATAAGGATGTTGAATCAAGTTTGTATACACAATACAGTAAACTTTCGCATGATTACAAGAATATTACGATAAGCACCGTGCACAAAATTCAGGGATTAACTTCCGATTTAACCATTTTATATTTACCCCTTAATCTCCCTCCTTTCGACTTAAATGAGAACCTATTTAATGTAGCGACAAGCCGCGCTACAAAAGGAACTTTGATAATTACCTATGAGCACATTGATCTAGCTAGTGCTGCTTCAATAGAAACAAAACAGTTTATTAAAAGCTGTAATGATGTGAGTGTAAGGTTTAAGGAAGTGTTTGTAAAAAGATTATCAAAGGACATTATTGCTTAA
- a CDS encoding ATP-binding protein yields MTAKQRIEEYLKNNNIRTNRFYGKCIPTENGFLVVGDILSKEEGNLLLREDGDRLQLFTGKENTFFEANKFYEFSIYIPVEQSKKEVVVVIDHKISPPIEISIDPYQEIVRLRYERLDNPEANKMIANLMREIGKGLYSSKQRMIFELLQNADDTPAGNEVSFHIDAYYDYLLIMHNGLPFNQDDVEAITSAAESTKRNDRKKTGYKGIGFKSVFTDSEEVLIKSGGFLFVFKRNHPAYKNFDSFYFGKKRYIDYPLLLDEDKLKYAKQRKSFNGNTDIPWQLIPVWSEELPKSLENSRLATYNNNVGFAIKFGREKVEEYLEAVANFADSPHFMLFLRHVNTFKSFKNAITIRKSGENPVIIERIAQVGINTKLTYFKKEIDDIKVNDEALAEEGVIIFKRQKENEYGEISHYFSSDIEGEKPLESIPPKLAAFDETSITFAAPVVNGIIKAEPNYISGKSFSSFYTFLPMKEMRISLPFLINADFVPSADRESLQGDNEWNEYIISKIAFNHLRWLKEIAEDCIKTKIKQPEYLSLLLKEMLPDDFTIRMLIEKYNSTYRKSIDEVDFIINDKDSLCKISEIVIDTTGISNLLGSEFFYSIANTEKHLPNSEINSHYLLYDYLEIEKFNSDELIEVLNADENKELLSIAIQNLKQDNYLSFLKWLDNFCKKNYTDSNWILALPFIRIGNELLSLNEALNVADFIFKTSKTKSIESLLVKIGFKLSEFYSNADDYKHIYAAILTQDSYLKTDLKLYEHIAAAKGLGKLTAEEKNALLTFLEGLFDVGAARYAKSLALFESKKMGGVLNPLNSLISNTCVNIPIWLSNFVIDQKEQNALSEVFKKNLLKQEDVLEKVFCNLATFNEIITGINTENIEDFYTYIFKLYKEKPEESKIDFSQIPWVFTLGTNSFVLPTTVYWPDSMAKLSAESYVSVKAAIETLSTEVLPHYAAMQLKVPFGLGSKAVNISTTFSKPSTFDVLPINHFLDWLQSEGEKTFFTKFSIIKTAEQYTIAPSAIVQYYTDNQDLVTFIESSSLNTKLVLLPTEVYAEDRKKIGLLQGTDLLKYGFENGMAIPSFAKFIYKANNAELSLHYLSLLETFNIDTTKTYNSESDEFKIIKLAVLNVVADEEKLKSFREKITIDDIPLLEKAISDDVRLYQKEGKTIELNIKLKEILKSYKDKVYSVTDIINRFINFKDDRNLIILFKAQGKSVKIIYNELCLLKPAYYNPIQTFFLSFYKSHYPAEEVFKDKIPFSVNGLTNQPQYEKDICEFLDICLNEDNYIGFIKHNVIPDFNPTNYILNEEYAIESEKPPLWLLDWVNTSDPENKLTYIKLLGINDDSKPVVLFRKAIKESDLEVINLNRESIENNFLLINTLTWLSEQQTKNNLVLKKEILQPLYKKLENKKIPVIGLPFPSITILNVDNYTLIQLQENAILHLIHEGWGEYKQDIFSSLTGENKVTDDVVPPTYRISWKIVVQKFVSEADIIKLQNNSYPFDEDYYLEWELKDKYKIVIYKGSHLPYVIKYNESIIKTVEDKFVAYINGIYYVIENNIEYLFLSFTGVLDLSILRSLGAERQRYIEKKKKKEFDVEYTDEETEALNRLFGDEIPKNFHKDLNIAALISALIYLAKNGFDVTEAENNLKDSHIYSQLSPVYSSDKTENYTVMGRSAKTGLLYLTANAWERLASDDIKLFVSTGKREQNHHLFNNKQELLNVSDTNFQVFRVAANSTATNTDSILNGTFDKNKVLLIFKMKENRDYNSIFGGGIRENENTPDYENVNTYEDSEY; encoded by the coding sequence ATGACAGCTAAACAACGAATAGAAGAATATTTAAAAAATAATAACATAAGAACTAATAGATTCTATGGTAAATGTATACCTACAGAAAATGGTTTTTTAGTTGTTGGTGATATTTTATCCAAAGAAGAGGGAAATCTTTTGCTTCGCGAGGATGGTGATAGACTTCAGCTATTTACTGGAAAAGAAAATACGTTTTTTGAAGCAAATAAATTCTATGAATTTAGTATTTATATACCTGTTGAACAGTCAAAAAAAGAAGTGGTAGTTGTGATTGACCATAAAATTTCGCCTCCTATTGAAATTAGCATAGACCCTTATCAAGAAATTGTAAGACTTCGTTATGAAAGGCTTGATAATCCTGAAGCCAATAAAATGATTGCTAATTTAATGAGAGAAATTGGCAAGGGTCTATATTCTTCAAAACAGCGAATGATTTTTGAATTATTGCAAAATGCTGATGATACACCTGCAGGGAATGAAGTTAGTTTCCATATTGATGCATACTACGATTATTTACTCATAATGCATAATGGATTACCTTTTAATCAAGATGATGTCGAAGCAATAACAAGTGCTGCAGAAAGCACAAAACGTAATGACAGAAAAAAAACAGGTTACAAGGGAATTGGTTTCAAATCGGTTTTTACGGATAGTGAAGAAGTATTAATAAAATCAGGTGGTTTTCTATTTGTTTTCAAAAGAAATCATCCTGCCTATAAAAATTTTGATTCTTTTTATTTTGGCAAGAAAAGATATATTGATTATCCACTATTGTTGGATGAAGACAAACTAAAATATGCCAAACAAAGAAAATCATTTAACGGGAATACTGACATCCCTTGGCAATTAATTCCTGTATGGTCTGAAGAGCTTCCAAAATCTTTAGAAAACTCAAGATTGGCAACTTATAATAATAATGTTGGTTTTGCTATTAAATTTGGAAGAGAAAAAGTGGAAGAGTATCTTGAAGCAGTTGCAAATTTTGCTGATAGTCCTCATTTTATGTTATTTTTGAGACACGTGAATACATTCAAATCTTTTAAGAATGCAATTACAATTCGAAAATCAGGCGAAAATCCAGTAATAATTGAAAGAATTGCACAGGTTGGAATTAATACAAAACTAACCTACTTTAAAAAAGAAATAGATGACATTAAAGTAAATGATGAAGCACTCGCAGAAGAAGGAGTAATTATTTTTAAAAGACAAAAGGAAAATGAATATGGAGAAATATCACATTACTTCAGCTCTGATATAGAAGGTGAAAAGCCACTAGAATCTATTCCTCCAAAATTAGCAGCTTTTGATGAAACTTCAATAACATTTGCCGCACCAGTAGTAAACGGAATAATAAAAGCGGAACCAAACTATATTTCTGGTAAATCATTCTCAAGCTTTTATACTTTTTTACCGATGAAGGAAATGAGAATTTCATTACCATTTTTAATAAATGCTGATTTCGTTCCATCCGCCGACAGAGAGTCATTGCAAGGAGATAATGAATGGAATGAATATATTATTTCTAAAATAGCTTTTAATCATTTAAGATGGTTAAAAGAAATTGCGGAAGATTGCATCAAAACAAAGATAAAGCAACCCGAATATTTATCATTATTACTAAAAGAAATGCTTCCTGATGACTTTACAATCAGAATGCTAATTGAAAAATACAATTCAACTTACAGAAAATCAATTGATGAGGTAGATTTTATTATAAATGATAAGGACTCACTTTGCAAAATATCAGAAATTGTAATAGATACAACGGGTATTTCAAATTTATTAGGTTCAGAATTTTTCTATTCTATCGCTAATACTGAAAAACATTTACCAAATAGTGAGATTAATTCCCATTATCTACTATATGATTATTTGGAAATTGAAAAATTTAATTCAGATGAATTAATTGAAGTACTAAATGCAGACGAAAACAAAGAATTACTTTCAATTGCTATTCAAAATTTAAAACAGGACAATTACTTATCCTTTTTAAAATGGCTGGACAACTTCTGTAAAAAAAATTATACTGATTCAAATTGGATTCTAGCATTACCATTTATTAGAATAGGTAATGAGTTGCTATCACTAAATGAAGCATTGAATGTTGCCGATTTTATTTTTAAAACAAGTAAAACGAAAAGCATTGAAAGTTTACTTGTAAAAATAGGGTTTAAACTATCCGAATTTTATAGTAATGCTGATGATTACAAGCATATTTATGCAGCTATTTTAACTCAGGATTCATACTTAAAAACGGATTTAAAATTATACGAGCATATTGCTGCAGCAAAAGGATTGGGTAAATTAACTGCCGAGGAAAAGAATGCTCTATTAACTTTTTTGGAAGGTTTATTTGATGTTGGTGCAGCTAGATATGCAAAGTCATTGGCTTTATTTGAATCAAAAAAAATGGGAGGCGTTTTAAACCCCCTCAACTCATTGATTTCAAATACTTGTGTCAATATCCCGATTTGGTTGTCCAACTTTGTAATCGACCAAAAAGAACAGAATGCCTTATCTGAAGTATTTAAAAAGAACCTACTAAAACAGGAAGATGTTTTAGAAAAAGTATTCTGCAACCTTGCTACTTTCAATGAAATTATTACGGGCATTAATACAGAAAACATAGAGGATTTTTATACTTACATTTTTAAACTCTACAAAGAAAAACCCGAAGAGAGCAAAATAGACTTTTCGCAAATTCCTTGGGTTTTCACACTAGGTACTAATTCATTTGTTCTGCCTACGACTGTTTATTGGCCTGATAGTATGGCTAAATTATCAGCAGAAAGCTATGTAAGTGTGAAAGCAGCCATTGAGACTCTTTCTACTGAAGTTTTACCTCATTATGCTGCTATGCAATTAAAAGTGCCTTTCGGATTGGGAAGCAAGGCAGTCAATATTTCTACTACATTTAGTAAACCCAGTACATTTGATGTACTGCCAATAAATCATTTTCTGGATTGGTTGCAATCAGAAGGGGAAAAGACTTTTTTCACAAAGTTTTCTATTATAAAAACAGCAGAGCAATACACTATTGCTCCCTCAGCAATAGTACAATATTACACAGATAATCAGGATTTAGTGACCTTTATCGAATCTTCATCTTTAAATACAAAGTTGGTATTACTACCAACGGAGGTTTATGCTGAAGATAGAAAAAAAATAGGCTTATTACAAGGTACTGATTTATTAAAATATGGATTCGAAAATGGAATGGCAATTCCATCTTTTGCCAAGTTTATTTATAAAGCAAACAATGCTGAATTAAGTTTGCACTATTTATCATTATTGGAAACCTTTAATATTGACACAACCAAGACGTATAATTCAGAATCGGACGAATTTAAAATAATTAAACTGGCTGTCCTAAATGTAGTTGCTGATGAAGAAAAACTCAAATCATTTCGTGAAAAAATAACCATTGATGACATTCCATTGTTAGAAAAAGCTATTTCAGATGATGTTCGGTTATATCAAAAAGAAGGTAAAACAATTGAACTTAATATTAAGCTCAAGGAAATATTAAAATCTTATAAAGACAAGGTTTACTCTGTAACTGATATAATTAATAGATTTATTAATTTTAAAGATGATAGAAACCTTATAATACTGTTTAAAGCTCAAGGTAAATCAGTAAAAATCATTTATAATGAACTATGCTTATTAAAACCAGCATATTACAACCCCATCCAAACTTTCTTTCTTTCTTTTTACAAATCACATTACCCTGCTGAAGAAGTATTTAAAGACAAAATTCCATTTTCAGTAAATGGGCTAACAAATCAACCACAATATGAAAAAGACATTTGTGAATTTCTTGATATATGCTTGAATGAGGATAACTATATTGGATTTATTAAACATAATGTTATACCTGATTTTAACCCAACTAATTATATTCTAAACGAAGAATATGCTATTGAGTCAGAAAAACCTCCACTTTGGCTTTTAGATTGGGTCAATACATCAGATCCGGAAAATAAATTAACATATATAAAACTGTTGGGGATAAATGATGATTCAAAACCAGTTGTCTTGTTTCGTAAAGCAATAAAAGAATCTGATCTGGAAGTTATTAATTTAAACAGGGAAAGTATTGAAAATAATTTCCTTTTGATAAACACGCTAACTTGGCTTTCAGAGCAGCAAACAAAAAATAACTTAGTACTAAAAAAAGAAATTTTACAGCCACTGTATAAAAAATTGGAGAACAAAAAAATTCCTGTTATTGGATTACCATTCCCATCGATAACAATTTTAAATGTTGATAATTATACATTAATTCAGTTACAAGAAAATGCAATACTTCATTTAATTCACGAAGGTTGGGGCGAATACAAGCAAGATATCTTTTCGAGTTTAACAGGCGAAAATAAGGTTACAGATGATGTAGTTCCTCCAACATACCGTATTTCTTGGAAAATCGTAGTACAGAAATTTGTAAGCGAGGCTGACATCATAAAATTACAAAACAATTCCTATCCGTTTGATGAAGATTACTATCTAGAATGGGAGTTGAAAGATAAATACAAAATAGTAATATACAAGGGTTCTCACCTACCTTACGTAATAAAATATAATGAATCGATTATAAAGACCGTTGAAGATAAATTCGTCGCATATATAAATGGAATATATTATGTAATTGAAAATAATATAGAATATCTTTTTTTATCATTCACCGGTGTATTAGATCTAAGTATCTTGAGATCTTTGGGAGCAGAACGACAAAGGTATATCGAAAAGAAAAAGAAAAAAGAATTTGATGTAGAATATACAGACGAAGAAACAGAGGCACTAAATAGACTTTTTGGAGATGAAATACCTAAAAATTTTCATAAAGATTTGAATATAGCTGCTTTAATATCTGCTCTTATTTATCTAGCAAAAAATGGTTTCGACGTTACAGAAGCAGAAAACAACTTAAAAGATTCTCATATATATTCTCAACTAAGTCCTGTATATTCATCTGATAAAACTGAGAATTATACTGTTATGGGGCGTTCAGCTAAAACAGGTTTATTATATCTTACTGCAAATGCCTGGGAAAGATTAGCCTCTGATGATATTAAGCTTTTTGTTTCGACTGGTAAGAGGGAACAAAACCATCATTTATTCAATAATAAGCAAGAGCTTTTAAATGTTAGTGATACAAACTTTCAGGTTTTTAGAGTGGCAGCAAATTCTACTGCAACAAATACGGACTCTATTTTAAATGGTACTTTCGATAAGAATAAAGTATTGCTTATTTTTAAAATGAAAGAAAATAGAGACTATAACTCCATTTTTGGTGGAGGAATAAGAGAAAATGAAAACACTCCTGATTACGAAAATGTAAATACTTATGAAGACTCAGAATATTAA
- a CDS encoding HNH endonuclease, with amino-acid sequence MTEIDTINKAIYKAIKTNSNFIIEQGDQWKKELSAAKNYIATPNLKHWTFGKSVGADGEYHDHGGTAKQRLYSLGFINVLDIKDKNSRETILNAFINWAKKADKYPILEKFERDQKASKRFELLVHKSLLNEQDKFVPKVKSNQQLLDEGFLYQIYKEVKYRNKKIVALAKEHHGTNCAVCDFDFAKTYGSHGEGFIEMHHLYPIAEGARKTSVEDLRPVCANCHRMLHRGKELLSIEELKGIIKENLER; translated from the coding sequence ATGACAGAAATTGATACAATAAACAAAGCTATTTACAAAGCCATCAAGACAAATAGTAATTTTATTATTGAGCAAGGTGACCAATGGAAAAAAGAATTGTCAGCAGCAAAAAACTACATTGCCACACCCAATTTAAAACATTGGACATTCGGCAAAAGTGTGGGTGCAGATGGCGAATATCATGACCATGGAGGAACGGCCAAACAACGATTGTACAGTTTGGGCTTCATCAATGTATTAGATATAAAGGATAAAAACTCAAGAGAAACAATTCTGAATGCTTTTATAAATTGGGCAAAAAAAGCAGATAAATATCCAATACTCGAAAAGTTTGAACGAGACCAAAAAGCCAGCAAACGATTTGAACTATTAGTCCATAAATCATTGCTAAATGAACAGGATAAATTTGTGCCGAAAGTAAAATCCAATCAGCAACTTTTAGACGAAGGTTTCTTGTATCAAATCTATAAAGAAGTAAAGTATAGAAACAAAAAAATAGTAGCATTGGCCAAAGAACATCACGGTACCAATTGCGCTGTTTGTGATTTTGATTTTGCAAAAACATACGGTTCCCACGGCGAAGGATTTATAGAGATGCACCACCTCTACCCTATTGCCGAAGGCGCAAGAAAAACCAGCGTAGAAGATTTACGACCAGTTTGTGCCAATTGCCACAGAATGTTACACCGAGGAAAAGAACTATTGAGTATCGAGGAGTTGAAAGGAATTATTAAAGAAAATTTAGAGAGATAA
- a CDS encoding helicase-related protein has translation MNLDQAALQNYNLTIGQRISTRGEDFIVTGTNTNHDGSQLLEAEGISELVKGKRFSFDTNLDTDIKPIDPNFTTLIPDTDSGYRKTKLFLETQIRNSAIFSDKITIATKAAINAAEYQLTPTLKALQLPRPRLLIADGVGLGKTIEVGIFLAEMIKRGKGKRIMVLAPKSILAQFQQELWNRFAIPLVRLDSDGIAKIKSQLPANKNPFEYYDKTIISIDTLKQNAKFRHYLEKSRWDVVVIDECHTVANDRSQKGDLAQFIAKKCESLILTSATPHNGKKENFANLINMIEPTAIPKSGEYDKSHVAPYYVRRFKNDIVDETVRANFQERKIERVSATLSADEIDFLQYQQELKFKAIEKIKEGKEQKSKNDFLFSIGLFKAFMSSPLAALESVKRRLEKVKVKNSSDSSFEDNVEILQTLKVKLEKIISSKSDTKYKKLKETLLGLGWSGKKQDDRYVIFAERINTLEYLKGNLKNDFKISDEAIAYFHGGLSDSEQQNIIEDFGKQDSAVKILLCSDAGSQGVNLHYFCNRMFNYDIPWSLITLEQRNGRIDRYGQKKTPFIHYIIAESDIEGLKTDLHIVDRLTKKEEEVYKTLGDAGSVMKLYDTDKEEKFIEKAFLTQNENFLDTTDKAMKDFDFSTLFGSDDDKTEVVVTDDPYEQPTSIYSSDFKYYQALFEQLDSAQQLKHKEVEVSEDYIEIVNTKDLNQILFDLPPESKPAIGGLYKLSLDKDLVQKSIEDARKKKGAWAEFQVLYDLHPVVRYYMTKLEASVDKDVALVAKSKIFPAQTAWYIFQGQIANNLGQPILSDFYVVGLNDDGTIHRKTLDLNQFISEFKLTEKMFTETITEQHIANLQSILPDAVEWAHSHMQEEQQVLEGNMESKMSAYQTKIENWHSAAIEQLEIDFNEKNVGNYWAKMKDNKQREIETILSSSSQYFKDLTSLQGEPYLKVIAVFYNS, from the coding sequence ATGAATTTAGACCAAGCAGCCCTTCAAAACTACAATCTAACCATAGGACAAAGAATATCTACCAGAGGAGAAGATTTTATTGTCACGGGGACGAACACAAATCATGATGGTTCACAGTTACTGGAAGCCGAAGGTATTAGTGAATTGGTAAAAGGAAAACGATTTTCTTTTGATACCAATTTAGATACCGACATAAAGCCCATTGATCCTAACTTTACAACACTTATTCCGGATACTGATAGTGGTTACAGAAAAACAAAATTATTTCTGGAAACCCAAATACGGAACTCGGCTATATTTTCAGATAAAATAACAATTGCTACTAAAGCCGCTATCAATGCAGCAGAATACCAATTGACTCCTACCCTAAAAGCACTCCAACTGCCAAGACCTCGTCTATTAATCGCTGATGGTGTTGGATTAGGAAAAACGATAGAAGTGGGTATCTTCTTAGCAGAAATGATCAAAAGAGGTAAAGGAAAACGGATTATGGTATTGGCTCCAAAATCAATATTAGCACAATTCCAACAAGAATTGTGGAACCGTTTTGCCATTCCATTAGTACGTTTAGACTCGGATGGAATTGCTAAGATAAAATCACAATTACCTGCCAATAAAAACCCTTTTGAATACTATGATAAAACTATAATTTCAATTGACACATTGAAACAAAATGCTAAGTTCAGACATTATTTAGAAAAATCAAGATGGGATGTGGTGGTCATTGACGAATGTCATACTGTGGCCAATGATAGAAGCCAAAAAGGAGATTTAGCGCAATTCATTGCCAAAAAATGTGAGTCGTTAATACTTACCTCAGCGACACCACATAATGGTAAAAAAGAAAATTTTGCCAACCTGATTAACATGATTGAGCCAACAGCTATTCCCAAGAGCGGGGAATACGACAAAAGCCATGTAGCACCTTACTATGTGCGTAGATTTAAAAATGATATTGTAGACGAAACCGTTAGAGCCAATTTTCAAGAACGAAAAATAGAGCGAGTTTCTGCTACATTAAGTGCCGATGAAATTGATTTTTTGCAATACCAACAAGAGCTCAAATTCAAAGCTATTGAGAAAATAAAGGAAGGTAAAGAACAAAAATCAAAAAATGACTTTCTATTCTCTATAGGATTATTCAAAGCATTTATGTCTTCACCTTTAGCAGCTTTAGAAAGTGTAAAACGAAGATTAGAAAAAGTCAAAGTTAAAAACAGTTCCGATTCTAGTTTTGAGGATAATGTGGAAATCCTACAAACCTTAAAAGTAAAACTTGAAAAAATTATATCTAGCAAATCAGATACTAAATATAAAAAACTAAAAGAAACCCTTTTAGGTTTAGGTTGGTCTGGAAAAAAACAAGACGACCGTTATGTGATTTTTGCAGAGCGAATAAACACTTTGGAATACCTTAAAGGAAATCTGAAAAATGATTTTAAAATTAGCGATGAAGCCATTGCTTATTTTCATGGCGGCCTATCTGATAGTGAGCAACAAAATATTATTGAAGATTTTGGGAAACAGGATAGTGCTGTAAAAATACTGCTATGTTCTGATGCAGGTTCTCAGGGGGTAAACCTTCATTACTTCTGTAACCGAATGTTCAATTACGATATTCCTTGGTCACTGATTACTCTTGAACAACGCAACGGTCGTATTGATCGTTATGGTCAAAAGAAAACACCATTTATTCATTACATCATTGCCGAATCGGATATTGAAGGATTGAAAACTGATTTACACATCGTTGATCGTTTGACTAAGAAAGAAGAAGAAGTTTATAAAACATTAGGAGATGCAGGTTCTGTAATGAAGTTGTACGATACAGATAAGGAAGAGAAATTTATTGAAAAAGCTTTTTTAACTCAAAATGAAAATTTCTTAGACACTACTGATAAAGCCATGAAAGATTTTGATTTCTCTACGCTTTTTGGCAGTGACGATGACAAAACAGAAGTTGTGGTAACAGACGATCCTTATGAACAGCCAACCTCAATCTACTCTTCTGATTTTAAATATTACCAAGCGTTATTCGAGCAATTAGATTCTGCCCAACAACTAAAACACAAAGAGGTTGAAGTAAGTGAAGATTATATAGAAATAGTTAACACCAAAGACCTAAACCAAATACTATTCGACCTACCGCCAGAATCAAAACCTGCCATCGGTGGTTTATACAAATTATCATTGGATAAAGATTTAGTTCAAAAATCCATTGAAGATGCTAGGAAGAAAAAAGGGGCTTGGGCTGAATTTCAAGTGCTCTATGATTTGCATCCAGTAGTTCGGTATTATATGACTAAGTTAGAAGCAAGCGTAGACAAAGATGTGGCTTTGGTAGCCAAGTCTAAAATCTTTCCAGCTCAAACGGCTTGGTACATTTTTCAAGGACAAATTGCTAATAATTTAGGACAGCCTATTTTATCCGATTTCTATGTAGTGGGGTTAAATGACGATGGAACAATTCATAGAAAAACTCTCGATTTAAATCAGTTTATTTCTGAATTTAAGCTAACAGAAAAAATGTTTACTGAGACCATCACAGAGCAGCATATTGCGAACCTGCAAAGCATTTTACCCGATGCTGTAGAATGGGCTCATAGTCATATGCAAGAGGAACAACAAGTGTTAGAAGGAAACATGGAAAGTAAAATGAGCGCTTACCAAACCAAGATAGAAAACTGGCATTCCGCTGCCATCGAACAATTAGAAATCGATTTTAATGAAAAAAATGTCGGCAATTATTGGGCTAAAATGAAAGACAACAAACAACGCGAAATCGAAACTATTTTGAGCAGTTCAAGCCAGTACTTTAAAGATTTAACCTCTTTACAGGGGGAACCTTATTTAAAAGTAATTGCCGTTTTTTATAATTCATAA